In Gimesia panareensis, the genomic window GTTGCAAAAGCTCCTGGTCACTGATGATTACCAAGGTTGTTTCCTTCTGAGAATCTCGAATCTGACACTTCCAGACTCCCGGGACCAACAAACCAGCAGAGAGCCTTACTGAATTCCATACCCCGATTGTACATGACAGGAAAACACAGGGACACCTCACTGTCAGAAAAGGCCTCACCCAACAAGTGTTCACATGTATGTAATCCAAGAGCAAAGGAAAACACCTCAGAGGCAGGTCCTGTCGTGCCTGTTTTTCTGATTCTCAGCCTGATTCTTAACCAGAATTACGGAACCGTTCGATTCCCACTCTTTTTCCTGATCGTTGAAAAATCGCTCAGCCGAAGAGTCAAAGAGTGCACTACTTACATGCACACATTTCTAACCTCAGGATGAGAAATATGTATGATGAGAAATATGTATAAGGATAAGGTGAAATTTTATAAATCCTTAAAGTATCGGTCTCCCATGTCACATCATTTCAGCATCGATCGAGCCCATCAGTTAGATGAGCTGATCAGACATGCCATTTCCCAAAGCAGTCTGGTCGGTCGCCAAAACGTGCAATATAAAATCGAACAGGAACAGGTTTTTCTAACCGGCATTGTCAACAGCTACTACGAAAAGCAGCTGGCCCAGGAATCGATTGGACGCATCAAGGGGGTCAGACAGGTCCACAACCGGCTCAATGTCCAACCTGTTCAAAATCAGGTCGAAACGGTAGAAATCCCCTGATTTTCGTGCAGAGCAATCCTGCTAACATGTTCAATTGAAACATTTTGAGCAAAAAACAGGACAATACAGCAGGTTACGGCGTCTGACCGTTGTCAAATCCCGACTGATCTTGTTAGAATTCTCGTTCCTTCGGCGACAGCCTCCGGGATGTGGATCTTTTTGCGCAAAACGAAGGGGCCGAACCCCTTGCTGAAATAAACGGTCATTACTACATCAAAAGGGACATGGAAAGACAATGTCTTTACGCAGAGCACAGTTAGAACGTCAGTTACAGAACGCAGAAACCGCCATCGCAGACTATAGTAAAGTTCTGGATGAGCAGAATGTTCCTGCAGAAACGCGTAAGAAGCATCCAAAATGGCGGCAGATCAACGCACAGAAAACTCAGGTTCAGAACCGGCTCAAATCCCTGAAGAAAATTGAAGACCGGGAAGCAGAGATCAAAGCTGCAGCCTCCGCTGACGCTACAGACGAATAAGCTGCCGCGCTTAGAACGAACCAATACATCTGAGTCGCCTTAATCCGAGCGTGACTCAACCGGAGAGATGGCAGAGTGGCCGATTGTGCAGCACTGGAAATGCTGTGTCCCGGAAACGGGACCGGGGGTTCGAATCCCCCTCTCTCCGCATTCATTGAACGATGGCTCGTAACCACCTGAAAGCAAGGGGTTTGCAAGCCATCGTTTTTTTGTGCCCCCCACTTGTCCCGTTTTTGTCCCT contains:
- a CDS encoding BON domain-containing protein, translating into MSHHFSIDRAHQLDELIRHAISQSSLVGRQNVQYKIEQEQVFLTGIVNSYYEKQLAQESIGRIKGVRQVHNRLNVQPVQNQVETVEIP